A genomic region of Desulfosarcina ovata subsp. ovata contains the following coding sequences:
- a CDS encoding ABC transporter permease — protein sequence MSNLIELIRRSKTFFIYLLLALVYLCGVFSESAGLIEEFKYSFDDWLYLFRQNILIVVCSGTTASLLGIAAGILMTRPWFKRFAEPFAQGFNILSAVPTLAILAIIMTITGLGFKSAFFGLITVTILPVVRNTYQGITEVPDHMIEAAQGQGMTERQVLWKIQIPNALYVISAGIRTGFALNVGTSPLITLIAADSLGEFIFTGIQLNEFNSLLIGSLSVAALAILMDFVLSKMQYWLLPKGVNPQRFAEE from the coding sequence ATGAGCAATCTTATTGAACTCATAAGAAGAAGCAAGACCTTCTTCATCTATCTTTTGCTGGCCTTGGTGTACCTTTGCGGTGTCTTCTCCGAATCGGCCGGATTGATCGAGGAATTCAAATACTCTTTTGATGATTGGCTCTATCTTTTCAGGCAAAATATTTTGATTGTCGTCTGCTCGGGCACCACCGCCTCGCTGCTCGGGATCGCCGCCGGCATCCTGATGACAAGGCCCTGGTTCAAGCGTTTCGCAGAGCCCTTCGCCCAGGGGTTCAATATCCTTTCCGCCGTGCCCACCCTGGCCATTTTGGCGATCATCATGACCATTACCGGACTGGGCTTCAAATCGGCCTTTTTCGGTCTGATCACCGTCACCATTTTGCCGGTGGTCAGAAATACCTATCAGGGGATCACCGAAGTTCCGGACCACATGATCGAGGCCGCGCAGGGGCAGGGCATGACAGAGCGCCAGGTGCTCTGGAAAATTCAGATCCCCAATGCACTTTACGTCATTTCGGCGGGGATCCGCACCGGCTTCGCCCTCAATGTGGGGACCAGCCCCCTGATCACCCTGATCGCCGCCGACAGCCTCGGAGAGTTCATATTCACCGGCATCCAGCTCAACGAGTTCAACTCGCTTCTTATCGGTTCTCTGTCGGTTGCCGCGCTAGCCATATTAATGGATTTTGTTTTGTCCAAGATGCAGTATTGGCTGCTGCCCAAAGGCGTGAACCCGCAACGGTTCGCGGAAGAATAA
- a CDS encoding glycine betaine ABC transporter substrate-binding protein, producing the protein MKTILTRIGLATVAIIALLMVQTVSAASLVVGGKGFTEQLLLAEITGQYLTAKGYSVELKTGMGTSLVRKALENKQVDLYWEYTGTAFLTFHKNSFANQPAQEIYEAVKAKDAKSNIIWLNASAANNTYALAVRQADANAKGIKTLEDLAAKLNSGEKLILGCNIEFYKREDGLKPLQKAYGFEFLRSDVKRMDTGLVYKALKDGDVDVGLVFATDGRIPAFNFTVLKDTKNYFPAYAITPTVRKETLDANPDLAGQLNKLSALFDDATMSALNAQVDVDKKSVTEVAKAFLKAKGLL; encoded by the coding sequence ATGAAGACCATATTGACTCGAATAGGCCTGGCCACCGTTGCGATCATTGCCCTGTTAATGGTGCAGACGGTATCGGCAGCCTCCCTTGTCGTTGGCGGCAAGGGGTTTACCGAGCAATTGCTGTTGGCCGAAATCACCGGCCAGTACCTGACCGCAAAGGGATATTCGGTGGAGCTCAAGACCGGCATGGGCACCTCGCTGGTTCGCAAAGCACTCGAAAACAAGCAGGTCGACCTCTACTGGGAATATACGGGAACGGCCTTTCTGACCTTCCATAAGAACTCGTTCGCCAACCAGCCGGCACAAGAAATCTACGAAGCGGTGAAAGCCAAGGATGCCAAAAGCAACATTATCTGGCTGAACGCCTCGGCGGCCAACAACACCTATGCCCTGGCGGTGCGCCAGGCCGATGCCAATGCCAAGGGGATTAAAACCCTGGAAGATCTGGCCGCCAAGCTCAACAGCGGCGAGAAGTTGATCCTGGGTTGCAACATCGAATTCTACAAACGCGAGGATGGGCTCAAACCGCTGCAAAAAGCCTATGGTTTTGAGTTTCTCCGCTCCGACGTCAAACGCATGGATACCGGGTTGGTGTACAAGGCCCTGAAAGACGGCGACGTGGATGTGGGACTGGTTTTCGCAACCGACGGCCGTATTCCGGCGTTTAACTTCACCGTGCTCAAGGATACTAAGAACTACTTCCCGGCCTATGCGATTACCCCCACCGTGCGCAAGGAAACCCTGGATGCCAACCCGGATCTGGCTGGCCAGTTGAACAAATTGTCCGCCCTGTTCGACGATGCGACCATGTCCGCGTTAAACGCCCAGGTGGATGTCGATAAAAAATCGGTGACCGAGGTGGCCAAGGCGTTTCTCAAGGCCAAGGGACTATTGTAA
- a CDS encoding MmgE/PrpD family protein, protein MHGSILHAINFTLDTRWEDLPEAVQHQAKRCLLDTLGALIAGSQTPVAGIVRKTALEQFGGDQATIMVSGERVSAAGAALTNGFFGNALDIDDGYRNVKGHPGACALPPLLAAAEVAGNCSGREFLTALVVAYELGIRAGVIRHATYNTYHSSGSWGAIAGAAGAGRLIGLSPEKMVHAMGAAEYHAPIAPMMKGIDTPSMGKDSIGWGCMVAVLSALMARDGFTGIRPLFGDASDETWVKSLGQCWEMHSLYFKPHAACRWGQPAVLGATKIFREQRLTPERIRRIRVRTFEAATRLPDGHPENTEQAQYSLAFPVAAALLDGEVGPTQVLPPRLYDPHLLSLLDKVSTEIAPEFEAEFPAKAPAEVIVETTTGQSFCSGRMEAPWEPPDTLPTDADLENKFRWLTEPVIGRKRAGNLAQSIWSAERWESIDPMIAGCRAE, encoded by the coding sequence ATGCATGGCTCAATTTTGCATGCCATTAATTTTACTTTAGATACACGTTGGGAAGATCTGCCCGAAGCGGTTCAGCACCAAGCCAAGCGCTGCCTTCTGGATACCCTCGGCGCCCTGATTGCCGGGTCGCAAACACCCGTGGCCGGTATTGTTCGCAAAACCGCTTTGGAGCAATTCGGCGGCGACCAGGCGACCATCATGGTTTCCGGCGAGCGCGTGTCCGCAGCCGGAGCGGCCCTGACCAACGGCTTTTTCGGCAATGCCCTGGATATCGACGACGGCTACCGCAACGTCAAGGGGCATCCTGGGGCATGTGCCCTGCCACCGCTCTTGGCCGCCGCCGAAGTGGCTGGCAATTGTTCCGGCCGTGAATTTCTCACCGCCCTGGTGGTGGCTTACGAACTGGGTATCCGTGCCGGTGTGATCCGTCACGCCACCTACAATACCTACCACTCCTCGGGAAGCTGGGGGGCTATTGCCGGGGCTGCCGGGGCTGGAAGACTGATAGGGCTTTCCCCGGAAAAAATGGTTCACGCCATGGGGGCCGCCGAGTACCATGCCCCCATCGCCCCCATGATGAAGGGCATCGATACCCCTTCCATGGGCAAGGACAGTATTGGCTGGGGCTGCATGGTGGCTGTTTTGTCGGCCCTGATGGCCCGTGACGGGTTCACCGGTATCCGCCCGCTGTTTGGCGACGCTTCCGACGAAACCTGGGTGAAAAGTTTGGGGCAGTGTTGGGAAATGCACTCTCTTTATTTCAAGCCCCATGCTGCCTGCCGTTGGGGCCAGCCGGCGGTGCTGGGCGCGACGAAAATTTTCCGGGAGCAGCGATTGACGCCGGAGCGTATCCGCCGCATTCGGGTGCGCACCTTCGAGGCGGCCACGCGCCTTCCCGACGGCCATCCTGAAAATACCGAACAGGCCCAATACAGCCTGGCGTTTCCCGTTGCCGCAGCGCTCCTTGACGGCGAAGTGGGACCGACTCAAGTCTTGCCCCCACGCCTTTACGATCCTCACCTGCTATCTCTGCTGGACAAAGTGTCTACCGAAATCGCACCTGAATTCGAGGCCGAATTCCCGGCCAAGGCACCTGCCGAAGTCATTGTCGAAACAACGACCGGCCAATCCTTTTGCTCCGGGCGCATGGAAGCCCCTTGGGAGCCGCCTGACACACTGCCTACCGATGCCGACCTGGAAAACAAATTCCGCTGGCTGACGGAACCGGTAATCGGCCGGAAACGGGCCGGCAATCTTGCCCAAAGCATCTGGTCCGCCGAGCGATGGGAAAGCATCGATCCAATGATTGCAGGTTGCCGCGCAGAGTAA
- a CDS encoding trimethylamine methyltransferase family protein produces the protein MQNDSLIDPKLLDQIHQDALRVLEEVGVRCNAPEIRQIFEQTGQAAFDDGTGHLHVLAPLVEQALTTVPKRDQYWIPDNSFGVGGTAPFVYDDRSGELVAPTLDHLARIATIVDQAEVVNFMARGVLIPNQEVKVMDVLVEYCNKPLYVAAVTGAGIARAEEIYAARGNLTVQFSLINSPLNVMPEMEMPFLSCVRKGLPIYISSMPMAGLSAPYSMSGLLTLTHAEALFGITLTQLVNPGLTCVHSGLPSIANLQKNYAVDLGLISHNVTNLLMSAICKRLDLPSIHSACTTNEESPGLRAEQDAINGYALMKKYGFHQMRHAFGFLKELVAFSITKLERHIELCGETGPDQAPEVVPEPYDPEGVDAIMRNGSKPNYMSDDHTLKNTGKAFVI, from the coding sequence ATGCAAAATGACAGTTTAATCGATCCGAAACTGCTGGATCAAATACATCAGGACGCCCTGCGCGTCCTGGAAGAGGTCGGGGTCAGATGCAATGCACCTGAAATCAGGCAAATTTTCGAGCAAACCGGCCAGGCGGCCTTTGATGACGGCACCGGCCATCTGCATGTGCTGGCACCGCTGGTCGAACAGGCCCTGACCACGGTCCCCAAGCGCGACCAGTACTGGATCCCCGATAATTCCTTCGGCGTGGGCGGAACAGCCCCTTTTGTTTATGATGATCGAAGCGGCGAGTTGGTCGCCCCTACCCTTGACCATCTGGCCCGCATTGCAACCATCGTCGACCAGGCGGAGGTGGTCAACTTCATGGCCCGTGGGGTGCTGATCCCCAATCAGGAAGTCAAGGTCATGGACGTTCTCGTCGAGTATTGCAACAAGCCCCTGTACGTGGCGGCCGTCACCGGGGCCGGCATCGCCAGGGCCGAGGAGATTTATGCCGCGCGGGGTAATCTCACCGTGCAATTCTCCCTGATCAACAGCCCATTGAATGTTATGCCCGAAATGGAAATGCCGTTTTTGTCCTGTGTGCGCAAAGGTTTGCCCATCTATATTTCCAGCATGCCCATGGCCGGCCTCTCCGCGCCTTATTCCATGTCCGGGCTGTTGACCCTCACCCATGCCGAGGCGCTGTTCGGAATAACGCTTACGCAACTGGTCAACCCGGGGCTCACCTGTGTGCACTCGGGACTTCCGTCCATCGCCAACCTGCAGAAAAACTACGCGGTCGATCTGGGATTGATCTCCCACAACGTGACCAATCTTTTGATGAGCGCCATTTGCAAGCGGCTTGATCTGCCCTCTATTCACAGCGCCTGCACCACCAACGAAGAATCGCCGGGACTGCGCGCCGAACAGGACGCAATCAACGGTTACGCCCTGATGAAAAAATACGGATTCCATCAGATGCGGCATGCCTTCGGGTTCTTGAAAGAACTGGTCGCCTTTTCCATCACCAAGCTTGAGCGGCACATCGAGCTGTGCGGAGAGACGGGGCCCGATCAGGCGCCGGAGGTCGTTCCCGAGCCCTATGATCCAGAAGGGGTCGACGCCATCATGCGAAACGGAAGCAAGCCCAATTATATGAGCGATGACCACACCCTGAAAAATACCGGTAAAGCATTCGTTATATAA
- a CDS encoding NAD(P)/FAD-dependent oxidoreductase has protein sequence MSLKGCDYVIIGAGIHGLSTAYHLSLGIKKNPATAGKKIVVVDKSGIGAGASGIACGVIRNNYYQPAMRELIAHSVDVWGEDGEKYGYNPVGYMQISCETMHKDVAEIYKTQKEIGYPSEFIEGEADCLKYMRENIFDDWRARNITSILHEKKGGYAHNTRALYRLAEKAEAEGVQIMTGTAVTGLKIQGGCVTAVETDKGDIPCEYVVSAPGPWAKTFWDMLELPNRISIKNPRGKIHENIKMWTYWCLEEGTLGVEPEVGMNNVGQMPPVIHVDTDAPLYSSEDGSLITDKMWGIYYKPDFHFAGIQGGAMPYIVDRAEVNVDPYGIDSPDFVVGPEFAHMWTSALAHCQERYADKYRLYKNEPSGGIGAFTPDNFPVFDVFKQNCYLIADSNHGYKMIGVGKLVAEEILGQASSLLVPFRFDRYEKGNLHPESNSPFPWS, from the coding sequence ATGTCACTAAAAGGTTGCGATTACGTCATCATTGGCGCCGGCATCCACGGCCTCAGCACGGCCTATCACCTATCCCTGGGGATCAAAAAAAATCCGGCCACCGCTGGAAAGAAAATCGTGGTTGTGGACAAATCCGGAATCGGCGCGGGTGCCTCGGGCATTGCCTGCGGCGTGATCCGCAACAATTACTACCAGCCTGCCATGCGCGAGCTGATCGCCCATAGCGTTGATGTGTGGGGAGAAGACGGCGAGAAATACGGCTACAACCCGGTTGGATACATGCAGATCTCCTGCGAGACCATGCACAAGGACGTGGCCGAAATATACAAAACACAGAAAGAGATCGGCTATCCTTCCGAGTTCATCGAAGGCGAGGCGGACTGCCTGAAGTACATGCGCGAGAACATCTTCGACGATTGGCGCGCCAGGAACATCACCTCGATCTTGCATGAGAAGAAAGGCGGCTACGCCCATAACACCAGGGCGCTGTACCGCTTGGCAGAGAAGGCCGAGGCCGAGGGCGTGCAAATCATGACCGGTACAGCGGTGACGGGCCTTAAAATCCAGGGTGGTTGCGTGACCGCCGTTGAGACGGACAAGGGCGATATCCCTTGCGAATACGTTGTCTCGGCTCCGGGACCCTGGGCCAAGACGTTCTGGGATATGCTTGAACTGCCCAATCGGATCTCCATCAAAAATCCAAGGGGGAAGATCCACGAGAATATCAAAATGTGGACCTACTGGTGCCTCGAAGAAGGCACCCTCGGGGTCGAACCAGAAGTGGGGATGAACAACGTCGGCCAGATGCCGCCAGTCATTCACGTGGATACCGACGCGCCGTTGTACTCAAGCGAAGACGGCTCGCTGATCACCGACAAGATGTGGGGCATTTATTATAAGCCCGATTTTCATTTTGCCGGTATCCAGGGGGGCGCCATGCCATATATTGTGGACCGGGCGGAAGTAAACGTGGATCCCTACGGCATTGATTCCCCTGACTTTGTCGTCGGTCCGGAATTCGCCCATATGTGGACCTCGGCCCTGGCCCACTGCCAGGAGCGCTACGCAGACAAGTACCGCTTGTATAAAAACGAGCCCTCCGGCGGTATCGGCGCCTTCACACCGGACAATTTTCCCGTCTTCGACGTGTTCAAGCAAAACTGTTATCTCATCGCCGATTCGAATCACGGCTATAAAATGATCGGTGTGGGCAAACTGGTGGCCGAGGAAATTCTCGGGCAGGCATCGTCGCTATTGGTCCCCTTCCGGTTTGACCGCTATGAAAAGGGAAACCTCCACCCGGAATCCAACAGCCCGTTCCCCTGGAGTTGA
- a CDS encoding electron transfer flavoprotein subunit beta/FixA family protein, with product MEIVVLVKQVPDTNAPAEVAGAALSGEPADIPWTINPHDEMAVEEALRVKEAHGGRVTLLSFSRPEEFDALRIGIAMGADRAVAIIDELKSTSRYRDGLLLSRIFAAALKTMRFDLIIAGQKAVDDDAGVVGPALAEKLNLPFFSMVVGQEISGNRVRCKRLVGGGRMEVEAPLPALLLATRGLNRPRYATMPGLRRATRQGVETWRLRDIAPDAQHLFCDQPSRLIALEPVESQRDLTMARGDSPREKAEALARYLLSDQG from the coding sequence ATGGAAATCGTTGTATTGGTAAAACAGGTTCCGGACACCAACGCTCCGGCCGAGGTGGCCGGGGCCGCCCTGTCCGGCGAGCCTGCAGACATTCCCTGGACGATTAATCCCCATGACGAGATGGCCGTGGAGGAAGCGCTACGGGTCAAGGAGGCGCATGGAGGGCGGGTAACCCTGCTCTCCTTTTCCAGGCCTGAGGAGTTTGACGCGTTGCGTATCGGCATCGCCATGGGGGCGGACCGGGCCGTGGCGATTATTGACGAATTGAAATCCACATCACGCTACCGGGACGGTCTGCTTCTATCCCGTATCTTTGCGGCAGCATTGAAAACCATGCGCTTCGACCTGATTATAGCCGGCCAGAAAGCCGTGGACGACGATGCCGGCGTCGTGGGGCCGGCCTTGGCTGAAAAATTAAACCTGCCGTTTTTCTCCATGGTCGTCGGGCAGGAAATAAGCGGCAACCGAGTGCGCTGCAAAAGGCTTGTCGGGGGAGGGCGCATGGAAGTGGAAGCTCCGCTTCCGGCACTGCTTTTGGCGACGCGGGGGCTGAATCGTCCCCGCTACGCCACCATGCCCGGATTGCGCAGGGCCACACGGCAGGGCGTGGAAACGTGGCGGCTCCGCGATATCGCTCCGGACGCGCAGCATCTTTTTTGCGATCAGCCTTCCAGGCTGATTGCCTTGGAGCCAGTCGAGTCCCAAAGAGACTTGACCATGGCCAGGGGCGACAGCCCTCGTGAAAAAGCCGAGGCTCTGGCCAGGTATTTACTATCGGACCAAGGTTGA
- a CDS encoding electron transfer flavoprotein subunit alpha/FixB family protein encodes MKNSLAVNAYVGKPHDEHWEYQKCRGYTKNVLVVARHQDGRFKRETFHLTSLGRTLANATGGELTVAVLGTTPQCGELAGFGADRIDLVEDQALNDYLVDVHDRVLGAIVKREKPCLVLFEATFSGRELAAVLGAKFNGSVASGCTAIQYWDDGFEVLRPVLGGRFKARLHLSALPAFVAVRSRSFPLCKAEGAAKIVSIPVKVPRTRFKNIKRETSGQKIALDRADVVVSGGRGMGGPDFSLLEALAELLGGAVGASRSAVDADWRPVSDQVGQTGLVVAPDLYIACGISGASQHMAGMSASKRIVAINKDSHAPIFSKADFGVKGDLFEILPHAIETIKRLRSTSNQGATT; translated from the coding sequence ATGAAAAATAGCTTGGCTGTGAACGCCTACGTTGGAAAGCCGCACGACGAGCATTGGGAATACCAGAAATGTCGTGGGTACACGAAAAATGTATTGGTTGTGGCGCGCCATCAAGACGGGCGTTTCAAACGTGAGACATTCCATTTGACAAGCCTTGGGCGCACCCTGGCGAACGCAACCGGAGGAGAACTTACGGTGGCGGTGTTGGGAACGACTCCCCAATGCGGGGAATTGGCCGGCTTTGGGGCGGACCGCATTGATCTGGTCGAAGATCAAGCCTTGAACGATTATCTGGTCGACGTCCACGACCGGGTACTTGGCGCGATCGTTAAACGGGAAAAACCGTGCCTTGTGCTTTTCGAGGCAACCTTTTCCGGAAGGGAGTTGGCCGCGGTCCTGGGTGCCAAATTCAACGGCTCGGTGGCCTCGGGATGCACTGCGATCCAATACTGGGACGATGGGTTTGAAGTGTTGCGGCCCGTCCTGGGAGGCAGGTTCAAGGCAAGGCTGCATTTATCGGCCTTGCCCGCATTCGTTGCCGTTCGTTCGCGTTCGTTTCCCCTTTGCAAGGCAGAGGGTGCGGCGAAAATCGTTTCCATTCCGGTGAAGGTGCCGCGCACTCGGTTTAAGAATATAAAAAGGGAAACCAGTGGCCAAAAAATCGCCTTGGACCGTGCGGACGTCGTCGTGTCCGGAGGCAGAGGCATGGGAGGACCCGACTTCTCCCTCCTGGAGGCGTTGGCCGAGCTTTTGGGCGGGGCCGTGGGCGCGTCCCGCTCGGCGGTGGACGCCGACTGGCGTCCCGTCTCCGATCAGGTGGGGCAGACCGGCCTGGTCGTTGCCCCCGATCTCTATATCGCCTGCGGAATATCCGGCGCAAGCCAGCATATGGCGGGTATGTCCGCATCCAAGAGAATCGTAGCCATCAACAAGGATTCCCATGCGCCGATTTTTTCCAAGGCCGACTTTGGCGTCAAGGGCGATCTGTTTGAAATTCTGCCCCATGCAATCGAAACCATAAAGCGCTTGCGCTCTACGTCCAACCAAGGAGCTACCACGTGA
- a CDS encoding nitrilase-related carbon-nitrogen hydrolase has product MKVCICQTDPVLLDVKANLEDTIDKIAVAKEQGADLVVFPELSLTGYFVRERYHEAALRMDSLEIQRLAKATEGTAAVVGFIEESKAMNFYNSALVAVDGEIMFAYRKLNLPNYGVFEERKIYSGGKHILVFRHKGMTIAPFICNDMWHPSLPYLGITQKADVFVTMFNSSRGSMGNEFSNIESWNIINRFYSRVFGVYNLCANRVGCEVFEDLRSEDDKPEYQDPNGTDPNGDDPDEPAPIAVNDSPYRFWGGSEIINPFGHRIVTGSLYNPDVIYAEISRELVRRKRILLPYLRNDDPYFTHRELGRILFDKDPEG; this is encoded by the coding sequence GTGAAAGTGTGCATCTGTCAGACCGATCCAGTGCTTCTGGATGTCAAGGCCAATCTCGAAGACACCATCGATAAAATTGCCGTCGCCAAGGAGCAGGGCGCCGACCTGGTGGTTTTTCCCGAACTCTCCCTGACCGGTTATTTCGTCCGCGAGCGCTACCATGAAGCGGCGCTTCGCATGGATTCCCTGGAAATTCAGCGGCTGGCCAAGGCCACCGAGGGGACGGCTGCGGTAGTGGGGTTCATCGAGGAATCCAAGGCCATGAATTTTTACAATTCAGCCTTGGTGGCCGTGGATGGCGAAATCATGTTTGCCTATCGCAAACTCAATTTGCCCAACTATGGTGTGTTCGAGGAACGCAAGATTTATAGCGGCGGCAAACACATCCTTGTCTTCAGACACAAGGGCATGACCATCGCGCCTTTCATTTGCAACGACATGTGGCACCCTTCCTTGCCCTACCTGGGAATCACCCAGAAGGCCGACGTATTCGTAACCATGTTCAACTCCTCAAGGGGATCAATGGGCAACGAGTTCTCCAACATTGAAAGCTGGAACATCATCAACCGTTTCTACTCGCGGGTGTTCGGTGTCTATAACCTGTGTGCCAACCGGGTGGGTTGTGAGGTGTTCGAGGATTTGCGATCCGAAGATGACAAACCGGAATACCAGGACCCGAATGGCACCGACCCGAATGGCGATGATCCGGACGAACCGGCACCGATCGCGGTAAATGACAGTCCCTACCGTTTTTGGGGCGGCAGCGAGATCATCAACCCTTTCGGCCATAGGATTGTCACGGGCTCCCTGTATAATCCCGATGTCATTTATGCCGAAATTTCCCGGGAACTGGTTCGTAGAAAAAGGATTTTACTCCCTTATTTACGCAATGACGATCCCTATTTCACTCATCGGGAATTAGGCAGAATTCTATTTGATAAAGACCCGGAAGGATAA